The genomic interval AACGCTAAGGTCAGCGGCGAGCGAGTAGCGAGTCCGCTGGACCGCCTTGTTAGATTACTTTATTATTTCTATAATTCTATTTATTACTTCTTGCAGCTTATGAATTTTCAAACTACCTATTTTATATAAAATTATATCTTTATCTGCTGTAAATATTTTATTAGGTCTTATATTACTTTCTTGTCTTAAGCCTCCTGCTGCAAAGTCATCATCTTTTAGGTCTATTGCATACTTATCTTTTATATTTTTACTTGTTATTTGACACAAAATTAAATCATATCCTTCTAAATTTGAAATTATTAATGCTGGTCTTCTTTTGCTTCCGCTTAAATCAGAAAAAGGAAAAGGAATAACCACTACATCTCCTTTTATAAATTTTTCCATGCTTCATCTTCCTCTGGAAGAAGCCAATCTTTTGATAGAGATTGCTCACTTAAATATAGGGTTTCTTTTCTTTGAGCTTTTAATTGCAAATATTCTATAAAATCCATTAGTTCTTTTTTATATATCAATGGTAGTTCTCGTATTTTTTCTAATAATTTTTCTTCATCTCGAAGTTCTACTTCCATTTTTTGTTTTCTCCTTTTTATTAATCTAACGCCCGGCTCACCGAGCAAATTTTTGATGGCGGCTTTTGTGCGTGTTTTTGCACAAAAGGTGACAGCGGAAATTTGTCCGGTGCAGCCGCTTGTTAACTGATTATTCGCTCATTATTGATGTATGCATACTTAATATTTTTTAGTTCATTGAGTGCATCATTATCGGTCATATTTTTGCACCGAGTAACTACTATCTTTTCTAGGTTCGGGGCTATAACCTCAAGACCTTTTAATGTTGTTAAGTTACGGCAATAATGAAACTGTATTTCTCTTAACCTAGGTAAACACTGAAGGCCTTCTAGTGTGGAAGGGTTCGCCCAATTCACCTCTAACTTTTCAGTATTTGGAGGAATGCATAAACCATCATAGCTTTTCGCCTTAGGATTATAGCGCCACAAATCAAAGTTTTTGACCTTTAATAGCTCGATAAGTCCTTCATCCTTCTTTGTGTAATTCCAAACCATATGCTCAAGTTCAGAAAACATAGAAAAATCTATCGGTGCTCTTTTCTCTTGAATCCCGAAATACCGTAGATTTTTTAAATTATAAATGCCGTCTATATTTTTAAGGTTTATTTCCCAAAACCACAACTGCTCTACATCAGGAGTTTCTTTTAAGAAGTCCAAATTATCTTGTTTAAATCCAAATACGGGGCATCCGAACAACCCTTTGATTCCGGATTTATTTACCTCGGCAATACACTCATCGATTTTGTCTGTTTCAACCCCCAGCGAGGGAGTGATACCCAGATCATCAAATCTTAGAAATTTTCCTATTCTCTCTACTGGCATAATTTGCTTCAGTTAACATATTCATATTTATTATCTTTAATCTCCGCCAATTATTTTCTACTTACTTTATTTTTTATTGTCAATATTAGTTGTCAGTATCTAAGCTAAGTAGCAAATTTAGATAGTTGACAGAAAAATTGGGGGTGGGTATTGGAGAGAATTAGATTTGAATATTATTTGATATTTAATAATATAAAGAAACTATGATATTGGATATTTTAATATTTTAGTAATATGTTTATGTAGGGGGGAGGGATGAGGAAAGATTTTGAAAAGTTTTTGCTTAACACAGTGAGGATAGAAGAGAGAAAAGTTCCTTATTATTTAAGATGGGTTGGATTGCTATGGAAAGAGATGGGAGGAAAATGGGGAGAAAGAATAGAAGAAGATCAACAAAAGAGATTTTTAAATCTATTAGAGAAGAAAATAGAAAATTGGCAGTTACATCAAGCAAAAGAGGCTATTTCCTTTTATAATTACTATTGGGAAAAGGTAAACAAGAAAGAGCAAGCCAATGTAGAGTCGATGGCTTGGGAGCAATTTGAAGAAAATATGATTAAAGTATTACGATTAAAACATTTTTCTTATAGAACAGAGAGAACATATCTTGCCTGGATACGGAGATTAAAAATATTTGTAGAAGGTAAAAGTCCTTATTTATTAAATTCTAAGGATGTGCAAGATTTTTTAAGCTGGTTGGCCATAGAGAAAAAAGTGTCTCCTTCTACTCAAAATCAAGCCTTAAATGCTTTTGTTTTCTTTTTTAAAAAGGTGTTAGAAAAAGATTTAAAAGTAGATGCCTTAAGAGCAAAAGAGAGGAAGAGGATTCCTGTGGTTTTATCTAGGAAGGAAGTTAAAAATGTTTTAAATTTTTTAGAGATGCCATATAAACTTATGTGTCTTATTATTTATGGTTCTGGTTTACGATTAGCAGAATGTATAAGATTACGCGTAAAGGATTTGGATCTTGAGAAAGAGATAATTGTAGTGCGTTCTGGAAAAGGTGATAAGGATAGAGTCACTCTTTTATCTTCTTCTATAGTTCCTCTTATTATTAAACACTTAGAAACAGTTAAAAAAATTTTTTTAGAAGATAGAAAAAATAATATAGATGGGGTTATGCTGCCTCATGCTTTAGAAAAAAAATATCCTAATGCAGGAAAAGAATGGGGTTGGTTTTGGGTTTTTCCATCTCCACGTTTATCTGTTGATCCTAGAACTAAGATAATTAGACGGCATCATCTTCATGTGGTAAATTTACAAAAAGTTTTTAAGACAGCTTTAAAACAAGCAGGCATAAGTAAGCCCGCAAGTGTTCATTCCTTACGCCATAGTTTTGCCACACATCTTTTAGAAGATGGTTATGATATAAGAACTGTTCAAGAGCTTCTAGGACATAAACATGTTCAGACAACTATGATTTATACTCATATTGCCAAAAGGAATATTTTAGGTGTAAAGAGTCCTTTAGATAACATATAAATTTTTGAAACTATCTGAAACTATTTAATATATTTATAAAAAAAGTGCTTAGGAATATAAATGAAGGGTAAAGAAATTAACAATTTAAGTTCATTAAAGAGAATCCTTTCGCCTCGTTTTCTTACTCAAATAAGTGGCAGAAAATTTGCGCATCTATTTTCTTTTGCTACGGATTGTTATTTTAAAGATAAATATAATGATTTAAATTTGAACACAAAAGGTATTAGCTTGGTTGCTCTTGGAGGGTATGGTCGAGCAGAGTTGTGTGTTCACTCTGATATAGATATTTTGCTTTTGATACATGATAATAATTTATTAGAATTAGAAAAGATTGCTCATAATCTTTTTGTTCCCTTATGGGACATGGGATTTGAAGTAGGGCATAGTGTTTGGACTATTTCCAATTGCTTAGCTCTTGCAAAAGAAAACTTTGAAGTTTTGGCTTCTTTGTTGGATGCTCGTTTTATTGTAGGAGATAAAAATCTTTTTAAAGATTTTCAATTATCTTTAGCAAAAGTTTTAAATCCGGAGTTAAAAAAAAGATTTATCCATTGGCTTCAAGAAAATAGAATTAAGCGAGGTGATCGATTTGGCAGTGCTAGTTCCCAAATAGAGCCTCACCTAAAAGAATCATTAGGTGGGCTGCGGGATTATCACTATCTTAAGTGGGTTGCTAAGGTGTGGTTTTCTCTTTCTCAAATAGAAGATCTAGTGAGAGAAGGTCTTATATCTCATCCAGAATATGAAGAATTACAAGAAAGTGTGGATTTTATTTTTTTAGTAAGAAATCAATTACATTTTTTAAGTAAGAGAAGAAATGATATTTTACATTTTGAAATACAACCAACTATTGCTCAACAAATTGGATTTGAAGATAAAAATGGAAAATTTGCAGTAGAAAATTTTTTATCTATTTTACATAAAAAAATGTCTGTTTTGGAGGTATTATGTAATTTATTTTATAAAACACACTTTACTGAAATAAATAATTTTAATTATCTTCTGCAAGAAGAGGAAATAGATGTTTCTTTAGGAATTTGTTTAAGAAATGGTACTTTAGATTTTGAAGATACAAAATATATTTTATCTAATAATCTTATTTTATTAGAGATTTTTAAATATTCAGCAATGTATAATATCCCTATATCTTGGGAATCTAGAAGAATTATTAATGAGTTAGTCTCATTATTAAGAGACTCTTTATATAAAAA from Desulfonauticus submarinus carries:
- a CDS encoding type II toxin-antitoxin system PemK/MazF family toxin — protein: MEKFIKGDVVVIPFPFSDLSGSKRRPALIISNLEGYDLILCQITSKNIKDKYAIDLKDDDFAAGGLRQESNIRPNKIFTADKDIILYKIGSLKIHKLQEVINRIIEIIK
- a CDS encoding DUF2281 domain-containing protein: MEVELRDEEKLLEKIRELPLIYKKELMDFIEYLQLKAQRKETLYLSEQSLSKDWLLPEEDEAWKNL
- a CDS encoding integron integrase, whose protein sequence is MRKDFEKFLLNTVRIEERKVPYYLRWVGLLWKEMGGKWGERIEEDQQKRFLNLLEKKIENWQLHQAKEAISFYNYYWEKVNKKEQANVESMAWEQFEENMIKVLRLKHFSYRTERTYLAWIRRLKIFVEGKSPYLLNSKDVQDFLSWLAIEKKVSPSTQNQALNAFVFFFKKVLEKDLKVDALRAKERKRIPVVLSRKEVKNVLNFLEMPYKLMCLIIYGSGLRLAECIRLRVKDLDLEKEIIVVRSGKGDKDRVTLLSSSIVPLIIKHLETVKKIFLEDRKNNIDGVMLPHALEKKYPNAGKEWGWFWVFPSPRLSVDPRTKIIRRHHLHVVNLQKVFKTALKQAGISKPASVHSLRHSFATHLLEDGYDIRTVQELLGHKHVQTTMIYTHIAKRNILGVKSPLDNI